The stretch of DNA TGGGATGTGCGAGGGTGAGAAGAGGAAATTAGTCATTCCCTCCGAGCTGGGTTATGGAGATCGGGGGGCACCACCCAAAATCCCAGGCGGCGCCACGTTAATTTTCGAAGTTGAGCTCTTGAAGATCGAACGGCGGCAAGAACTATAGCTACGCGTTTCTTCCAGGAAGAGGGGCTTGTGGGAGGGGGTGCGCACGAGAGAGGTGGGCAGACAGG from Ailuropoda melanoleuca isolate Jingjing unplaced genomic scaffold, ASM200744v2 unplaced-scaffold40939, whole genome shotgun sequence encodes:
- the LOC117799031 gene encoding peptidyl-prolyl cis-trans isomerase FKBP2-like, whose protein sequence is MHYTGKLEDGMEFDSSLTRDQPFIFSLGTGQVIKGWDQGLLGMCEGEKRKLVIPSELGYGDRGAPPKIPGGATLIFEVELLKIERRQEL